In Quercus robur chromosome 10, dhQueRobu3.1, whole genome shotgun sequence, a genomic segment contains:
- the LOC126702360 gene encoding uncharacterized protein LOC126702360, whose translation MSNSSEQTLDEDHGVVVEPPPSSDQNPSEQSEQQQTQEWETMARAWLLSFPEAKAVSMDEVEAWIDSNHHSLPEGIRSMPRSDVCQRLISIQKMRLPTQEKEVSQFDLENPPYRFQRTDQWRPVYSWLESLDQEEVVKSKEISDWLSANPDIQEQLCSRHTRYHLMHYIKKCHIKILKRKERKMGLQQQQNKETSLKVRRTVIMKQPEELQSNAIINLPKDGDAFLTKRKEAYLKYEILVELEKLLSPIFPKQQDGK comes from the exons ATGTCGAACTCCAGCGAACAAACCCTAGACGAAGATCATGGAGTCGTCGTCGAACCACCGCCCTCCTCCGATCAAAACCCTAGCGAGCAGAGCGAGCAGCAGCAAACTCAGGAATGGGAAACCATGGCTCGCGCTTGGCTCCTCTCGTTCCCCGAGGCCAAAGCTGTGTCCATGGACGAGGTCGAAGCTTGGATCGACTCCAACCACCACTCTCTTCCCGAAGGAATCAGATCGATGCCTCGCTCTGATGTCTGTCAGAGACTCATTTCCATTCAGAAAATGAGACTCCCCACTCAG GAAAAAGAAGTTAGCCAGTTTGATCTTGAAAATCCGCCATATCGATTTCAGCGTACTGATCAATGGAGACCAGTTTATTCTTGGTTAGAATCTTTGGATCAAGAGGAGGTGGTGAAGTCAAAAGAAATTTCAGATTGGCTTAGTGCAAATCCTGACATCCAAGAACAGTTGTGCTCCAGGCATACTCGATATCATTTGATGCACTACATCAAAAAGTGCCATATAAAGATATTGAAGAGGAAGGAAAGGAAAATG GGTTTGCAGCAGCAGCAAAACAAAGAAACTTCTTTAAAGGTTCGCAGAACCGTGATCATGAAACAACCAGAAGAGCTTCAAA GCAATGCTATAATTAATCTACCTAAAGATGGTGATGCATTCTTGACGAAAAGAAAGGAGGCGTATCTCAAATATGAGAT TTTGGTGGAGTTGGAGAAGCTGCTTTCCCCAATATTCCCAAAGCAACAAGATGGAAAATAA
- the LOC126702359 gene encoding uncharacterized protein LOC126702359 isoform X1, whose protein sequence is MSVVEEKPVVLNEEKEEEEEEEEEEEELTWSSDSEVEEALDWLDSKDDGERIEGTITMLNPRRPNAHGGVHSRINTSTLQPLSNRNQKFAHHIRASPLEEWEGRCVGMSNSVTTAIRGSVREMAIGKTRTTEKSDRATVEQAIDPRTRMVLFKMLNRGVFHDINGCISTGKEVCMNFNFCTDDTYCMFQFLILKKLNHSIFFPLSQQANVYHAIKADSQELAIKVYKTSILVFKDRDRYVQGDYRFRHGYCRRNPRKMVKTWAEKEMRNLMRLKAAGIRCPTPILLRLHVLVMEFIGKAGWAAPRLKDAALSLDKLREGYVEVIIAMRTLYQKCKLVHGDLSEYNILYFEGHLYIIDVSQSVDLDHPRAIEFLIEDCDHVSDFFEKHGVAVMTIRELFDFIVDPTIADEAVDSYLEELEQKILARGGRSVEDKRADSEFKQSHIPKRLDDVKNAEEDAFRITSGQDTEDINYKTITGLKAVLKAQPSPAEQEADPIEESSVNTTGQINALESVTESQTVEDEENSSDSEGSFSSETDSETPADKKAARKENKKKVKEEKREARKTKVPKAVKKRKKKLAKSHKTR, encoded by the exons atgtctGTTGTGGAAGAGAAACCAGTGGTTctgaatgaagaaaaagaagaggaagaagaagaggaagaggaagaagaagagctgACGTGGTCATCGGACTCGGAGGTTGAAGAAGCATTGGACTGGTTGGACTCAAAGGACGATGGAGAACGCATTGAAGGGACGATTACAATGCTCAATCCTCGGCGTCCCAATGCGCATGGTGGCGTTCACTCTCGCATCAATACGTCGACGCTTCAGCCTCTCTCGAATCGAAACCAGAAGTTCGCCCATCATATTCGAGCTTCGCCTTTGGAG GAGTGGGAGGGAAGATGTGTTGGCATGTCAAACTCTGTGACAACTGCAATCCGTGGAAGTGTTCGGGAGATGGCTATTGGTAAAACTAGAACTACTGAGAAATCAGATCGTGCGACTGTTGAGCAG GCCATTGATCCTAGAACTCGCATGGTCTTGTTCAAGATGCTGAATAGAGGTGTATTTCATGATATTAATGGTTGCATTTCAACTGGAAAAGAAGTATGTATGAACTTTAATTTCTGTACTGATGATACCTACTGCATGTTCCagtttttaattcttaaaaagcTGAATCATTCAATTTTCTTTCCCCTTTCCCAACAGGCAAATGTTTATCATGCAATCAAAGCTGATAGTCAGGAGTTGGCAATCAAAGTATACAAAACTTCTATTCTGGTATTTAA GGACAGAGATCGTTATGTTCAAGGTGACTACCGTTTCAGACATGGATACTGCAGGCGTAATCCCAGGAAAATGGTAAAAACATGGGCTGAGAAAGAGATGAGGAACCTTATGAG GCTAAAGGCAGCAGGAATTAGATGCCCAACTCCAATTCTTTTGAGACTTCATGTTCTGGTCATGGAATTCATAG GAAAAGCAGGTTGGGCTGCACCTCGTCTTAAGGATGCTGCTTTATCTCTTGACAAGTTACGTGAAGGTTATGTGGAG gTGATTATTGCAATGCGAACATTATATCAGAAGTGCAAACTGGTTCATGGGGACCTCAGTGAATATAACATACTCTATTTTGAG GGTCACTTGTATATCATTGATGTTTCTCAATCAGTTGATCTTGACCACCCCCGTGCCATTGAATTCCTAATTGAAGATTGTGATCATGTTTCT GATTTCTTTGAAAAACATGGTGTAGCTGTTATGACGATTCGAGAACTTTTTGATTTTATAGTTGATCCTACTATTGCTGATGAAGCTGTGGACAGTTATCTGGAAGAG TtggaacaaaaaattttggctaGAGGAGGCAGATCTGTGGAGGATAAAAGGGCAGACTCTGAGTTTAAGCAG TCGCACATTCCAAAGAGGCTAGACGATGTAAAGAATGCTGAGGAGGATGCTTTCCGGATTACCAGTGGCCAGGACACTGAAGATATAAATTATAAGACCATAACAGGACTTAAGGCTGTTTTAAAAGCTCAACCTTCTCCGGCAGAACAAGAAGCAGACCCTATTGAAGAGTCCTCTGTTAATACCACCGGTCAGATTAATGCTCTTGAGAGTGTAACAGAGTCTCAAACAGTCGAAGATGAAGAGAACTCAAGTGATTCAGAAGGGAGTTTTTCATCTGAAACTGATTCAGAGACCCCTGCAGATAAGAAAGCTGCtagaaaagagaacaaaaagaaagttaaaGAGGAGAAGAGGGAGGCTAGGAAAACTAAAGTGCCCAAGGcagtaaagaaaagaaagaagaagttggCCAAATCTCACAAGACTAGATAG
- the LOC126702359 gene encoding uncharacterized protein LOC126702359 isoform X2, with protein MSVVEEKPVVLNEEKEEEEEEEEEEEELTWSSDSEVEEALDWLDSKDDGERIEGTITMLNPRRPNAHGGVHSRINTSTLQPLSNRNQKFAHHIRASPLEEWEGRCVGMSNSVTTAIRGSVREMAIGKTRTTEKSDRATVEQAIDPRTRMVLFKMLNRGVFHDINGCISTGKEANVYHAIKADSQELAIKVYKTSILVFKDRDRYVQGDYRFRHGYCRRNPRKMVKTWAEKEMRNLMRLKAAGIRCPTPILLRLHVLVMEFIGKAGWAAPRLKDAALSLDKLREGYVEVIIAMRTLYQKCKLVHGDLSEYNILYFEGHLYIIDVSQSVDLDHPRAIEFLIEDCDHVSDFFEKHGVAVMTIRELFDFIVDPTIADEAVDSYLEELEQKILARGGRSVEDKRADSEFKQSHIPKRLDDVKNAEEDAFRITSGQDTEDINYKTITGLKAVLKAQPSPAEQEADPIEESSVNTTGQINALESVTESQTVEDEENSSDSEGSFSSETDSETPADKKAARKENKKKVKEEKREARKTKVPKAVKKRKKKLAKSHKTR; from the exons atgtctGTTGTGGAAGAGAAACCAGTGGTTctgaatgaagaaaaagaagaggaagaagaagaggaagaggaagaagaagagctgACGTGGTCATCGGACTCGGAGGTTGAAGAAGCATTGGACTGGTTGGACTCAAAGGACGATGGAGAACGCATTGAAGGGACGATTACAATGCTCAATCCTCGGCGTCCCAATGCGCATGGTGGCGTTCACTCTCGCATCAATACGTCGACGCTTCAGCCTCTCTCGAATCGAAACCAGAAGTTCGCCCATCATATTCGAGCTTCGCCTTTGGAG GAGTGGGAGGGAAGATGTGTTGGCATGTCAAACTCTGTGACAACTGCAATCCGTGGAAGTGTTCGGGAGATGGCTATTGGTAAAACTAGAACTACTGAGAAATCAGATCGTGCGACTGTTGAGCAG GCCATTGATCCTAGAACTCGCATGGTCTTGTTCAAGATGCTGAATAGAGGTGTATTTCATGATATTAATGGTTGCATTTCAACTGGAAAAGAA GCAAATGTTTATCATGCAATCAAAGCTGATAGTCAGGAGTTGGCAATCAAAGTATACAAAACTTCTATTCTGGTATTTAA GGACAGAGATCGTTATGTTCAAGGTGACTACCGTTTCAGACATGGATACTGCAGGCGTAATCCCAGGAAAATGGTAAAAACATGGGCTGAGAAAGAGATGAGGAACCTTATGAG GCTAAAGGCAGCAGGAATTAGATGCCCAACTCCAATTCTTTTGAGACTTCATGTTCTGGTCATGGAATTCATAG GAAAAGCAGGTTGGGCTGCACCTCGTCTTAAGGATGCTGCTTTATCTCTTGACAAGTTACGTGAAGGTTATGTGGAG gTGATTATTGCAATGCGAACATTATATCAGAAGTGCAAACTGGTTCATGGGGACCTCAGTGAATATAACATACTCTATTTTGAG GGTCACTTGTATATCATTGATGTTTCTCAATCAGTTGATCTTGACCACCCCCGTGCCATTGAATTCCTAATTGAAGATTGTGATCATGTTTCT GATTTCTTTGAAAAACATGGTGTAGCTGTTATGACGATTCGAGAACTTTTTGATTTTATAGTTGATCCTACTATTGCTGATGAAGCTGTGGACAGTTATCTGGAAGAG TtggaacaaaaaattttggctaGAGGAGGCAGATCTGTGGAGGATAAAAGGGCAGACTCTGAGTTTAAGCAG TCGCACATTCCAAAGAGGCTAGACGATGTAAAGAATGCTGAGGAGGATGCTTTCCGGATTACCAGTGGCCAGGACACTGAAGATATAAATTATAAGACCATAACAGGACTTAAGGCTGTTTTAAAAGCTCAACCTTCTCCGGCAGAACAAGAAGCAGACCCTATTGAAGAGTCCTCTGTTAATACCACCGGTCAGATTAATGCTCTTGAGAGTGTAACAGAGTCTCAAACAGTCGAAGATGAAGAGAACTCAAGTGATTCAGAAGGGAGTTTTTCATCTGAAACTGATTCAGAGACCCCTGCAGATAAGAAAGCTGCtagaaaagagaacaaaaagaaagttaaaGAGGAGAAGAGGGAGGCTAGGAAAACTAAAGTGCCCAAGGcagtaaagaaaagaaagaagaagttggCCAAATCTCACAAGACTAGATAG